The Methanocaldococcus infernus ME region AATTCCAATTATTAGAGTTCCTATAATTAAGCCTAAAGATATAGCCCTTTGATCCTTAAAAGCTGAGAGGGGCATGGTAACCCCTTCCCAGCCTGTAGTTGACCACAGGGAATAATAAACTGAAAAGATAGCCTCTTTTAAATTAAATTTATAGAGCTCTAAGTTAAATCCATTTTTGAAGCATATATATAAGATGGTTAAAATAGTTGTTAAACCTAAGATCCTTACAGCTAAGCCAACAATTCTTAAGCCTGAAAGAATTAGGAGAGTTATCAAAATTACCAAAAAATACTTAATTGGAAAGCTAAAATAGATGTTAAAAACTATATTAAAGAATGAAACTACTCCAGAGAGTGCAAAAACACAAGAAAGCCACATAATAATGCCTGAAGCTATCCCAATCCTTTTACCAAGAGTGTCATTAATAAATTTATATACTCCACCACTCTCAGAAATTTTTAGTGTTGCATAGGAGAAGGGTAGAGCCATAACTAAGGCAGTTGGGATTAAGAGGATCCAGCCATATATGGAAGAGGAGCCAAACATTAAGTATGTTAGAGGGGCTAAGATAAATATCCCTCCTCCAACAATTGAAGTTATAGTTAAAAAGATAGCATCTTTTAATGTTAGCACACTCTCACCAACTAATTTAGATATAAAAATTTAGTGAAAAGTAAAATTTATATAACACCAAATAACTTTTTATCCTTTAGCCTCTTCTTGTGGGGGTGTGGTGTAGCCTGGCCTATCATCAGGGACTCCAGTTGCCTATAGGGCACTGGACCAAGGCAGGAGAAATCCCTGGACCTGGGTTCAAATCCCAGCACCCCCACCATTTTTTAAACCTTTGGGATTGTTATGGAACTTAATATTATTTTAAACAATATAAAAAATTTGGAGAATCTTGATGAGGAAATTACTTTTTTATCCAATAAAATCCTAAATGCTAAGAGGGTTTTTATTTTTGGTGTTGGCAGAAGTGGCTATATAGGAAGATGTTTTCATATAAGATTATTACATTTGAATATAGATTCATATTTTTTAACAGATGCTCCAGCATTTAAAAGAGGAGATCTTTTAATAGTTATCTCTGGGAGTGGAGAAACTGAGAGTGTTGTTAATGTTGCTAAGAAGGCTAAGGAGATAGGGGAAGTTATAGGAGTGGTTTGTAAGTGTGGAAATTTAAAAGATATTAAGTTAATAAAGCTTCCTGTGGAGAAGAATAGTTTCCTTCCAATGGGGACAGCCTTTGAGGAACTTGCCTTAATATTCTTTGATTTGGTTATAGCTAAACTCATGAGAAAACTAAATTTAAGGGAAGAGGATATAATAAAGAATCATAACAATCTTCTATAGTGAGAGTATGAAAACTCTTATATTAACATGTAAAGATATAAGGAAATTTTTGAACATGAGAGAAACCATAGATAAGATGGAAGAGGCTTTTAAGCTACATGCCCTTGGAAAGGTTCAGATGCCACCTAAATCTTACTTAATCTTTGATAAAGGAGATTTAAGAGCTATGCCAGCTTGTTTAGGAAAGTATGCAGGAATCAAGTGGGTTAATTCTCACCCAGAAAATTATAAGTTTGGCTTACCAACAGTTATGGCTGTTTATATACTAAATGATGTAAAAACTGGCTTCCCCTTGGCAATTATGGAAGCTTCTGAGCTAACCAACTATAGAACAGGAGCTACAGGAGGTTTAGCTGCTAAGTATTTGGCAAGGAAAGATAGTGAAGTTATTGGCTTTATAGGTTGTGGTAGGCAAGCATATACTCAATTCTTAGCATTGAAGGAAGAGTTTGAGATTAAAGAAGTTAAAGCCTATGACATAAATGAAAGCTCTGCTAAAAAATTTGTTGAGTTTGTTAAATCTCATGGCATTGAAGGAAAAGTTATGAGTGCTAAAGAAACTTGCCAGTGTGATATTCTTGTAACAACAACTCCATCAAGGAAGCCAGTGGTTAAAGATGAGTGGATAAAAGAGGGAATGCATATAAATGCTATTGGTGCTGATGGCCCTGGAAAGCAGGAGTTGGATGAGAAAATATTATTGAGAGCTAAGATAGTTGTTGATGACATTGAGCAAGCTGTACATGGTGGAGAGATTAATGTAGCTATATCTAAAGGACTTTTGAGGAGAGAAGATATTTATGCTACTCTTGGTGAAGTTATCTTAGGAAAGAAAGTTAGGGAGAGTGAGAAAGATATAACTATCTTTGACTCCACAGGCTTAGCTATACAGGATGTAGCCTTAGCATCTTTAATTTATGAGAAGGCTAAAAGGGAAAATGTTGGTTTAGAGATAGATCTATTTAACTTAGAATAAGGTTTATATATCTTGAGAGAGCCAAGTTTATAGTGTAGGTGAGCATAATGTTATCAGCAGTAGAAGATTTTTATGAAGAATCTACATTTAATGAACCTTTTGAGGATTTTTTATCATTTGTAGAGATAGATAAAGGTATATTTGATAGTATAGATAGAAATATAAAAAATTTTGTTAAAAAATATTTTTCTAATGTGAAGTGTAAAGTTAAATATGATGTTGAGCTTGGAGAAAATATTCCTAAGGTAACTATTTTAATCAATAAAAATTTATCAATCTCAGAAAAAACTAAATTTATAAAAGATCTTTGGAAATACTTAAGAGATAGGGGATATAAGAAATTTTTAAAAGATGTTGATATAATAGTGCTTACTTTTTAAAGGCTATTTTGAGGTGAAAGTTGTTTAAGAAACATTATTTTGACATTGGTGAGTTTAAAAAATTAGGAGATAAGTTATCTAATGAAGATAAAGAAGGTTGTTATAGAACTACTATAAGTAGATACTATTACTATGTTTATCTAAAAATAAGGGACACTATATTAAAATATGATGAAAAGAATTTTAAATATTTTTAAAAATTCATCATCTCATAGGCTACTTACATCTTACTTAAAAGCTTTAGATGACATACTTAACTTAGATGGTGAGCTTGAAGTTATTGTAAATTATCTTTCAAATTTAAGAGAGCTTAGAAATATAGCTGACTATGAAACCTCTGAGCGAGTTAGAGCATGTTAATGAAGCTAAAGAGTTGGCTAATATTATTATAAGAGAGTTGGAGAACTTGAAATACAATAGATATAGAGGGCTTGAATCAATATTAGATAGTTTAAAGATATCAAACAACTTCCCAAAATTTAAAAGAAAAAACAATAAATACTATTTTGAGTAAATTTATTTTCATAAATTTTTTATTTTAAATGTTAGGGGATAATTATGAGATATGAGATAAAAATAGATGAGTATGGATATAAAATTATTAGATATTCAAAGGTTATCACTGATGAAGGAGAGGAAGAGATAGAGGAGATTTACTTAGAGAGGACAGCTGATGATTATGAAAGTATCTTAGGAGTTTATGAGCCCTTTCCTAAGGATATGAGTTTAAGATATGTTGGAAACCTTGATGATCTAAAGATAGCTAAAGGAACTGAGATGAGAACCTCTGTTCCTATCCCCCTATCAATATGTAAAGCCAAATATTTAAAAAAGTTGGAATATGAAGATGAAAGAATTGTTTATTTAGACATAAATGGAGCCCCAATACAGAGGGGAATAATAGTAGGGATTGTTGTAGGAGTTCAACATAGGAAGACAAGTACAGGGAAAGACTATACAATATTTAGAGTCTTTGATGGCTATGACTGGGGAAGGTTAAGGCTATTTGGAATTAAGGCTGATCCTGAACTCTATACAGGTCTCTTTATTAGAGGGTTTGTTAGATTTGGCTATTTAGAATATGGAGATGAGGAAGAGAAAGTAGGGGTTAGTATAACTCTAAATGACATCCCTGTTATCATACAACCAAAGGAATACTTTGTCCATAAAAACTTTATAGACTCTTCCATCATACCAAGAATTAAAGAGGATACTGATGATAATAATAGTCTCTCCAGAGGCTAAGAGTGAGACAGTCTATAGAATAAAGAGAGAGATAGAAAATTTTAGGAAGGACTGTAAAATCTTAAAATTAGCTTCTTCAAACTTTTTTATGGATGATTCCTTTTTTTTAGAAAATGTTGAGCTGATACATTCAAGATGCTCCATAGGGTTTTATGAAAATAACTTAACCCTATTCTCCTGGCAAGTTCTTCAGGCTCTTGAGGTTCATGGCTATAAATTTATTAACTCCTTGGACACAGTATATTTAACTTCAGATAAATTTAAAACTATAAAGCTTTTGAAAAAAAATAATATCTTAGCTCCAAAAACAGCTTTAATTAGAGACTATGAAGATGCCTTAAAATTTATGGAGAAAAATAATTTAGAGTTTCCCATTATTATTAAGTGTTGCTTTTCAAAGTGTGGGGAAACAGTTTTTAAGGTTAATAATTTAAAAGAGCTAAGAGAGAGGACAGAAAAAGCTTTATGGAAGAGCTTGATAGCTCAGGAGTATATAGACTTTAAGGTTGGTGAGCTTTACAAAGATATTAGATTATTGGTTATAGATGATGAAATCTTTGGCTATAGTAGAGTTTCAAAAAATTTTAAAACTAATCTATACTGTGGAAATAAGGTTGAGCCTATAAAAATAAATGATGAGCTAAAAGAGATAGCATTTAAGTGTAAAGAGGTTAGTGGAGCTAAGATTTTAGGCATTGACATCCTTCCTTATAAAGATAAGTATTATGTGATTGAGCTAAACTCTGCTCCTGGGACTAAGGGATTTTTAAAGTTAGGGATGAATGTTGATAAAAAGATAGCTGAACTCTTTGTTAGGGAAGCTAAAAGTTAAGAACTTTCAAGCCTCTCTTTAAGTTTTAAAGCCTCTTCTATCTCATGCTCTTTTAATGGCCTCTCAGAGGCTATGATAACTATAGCATTGTCTATAAAACTCCTCTTTATCCTCATCCCCTCAGGGAAGACTCTAAATGAGAAATCCATAATTTTGTCTAAGAAGTCTTTACTTGTATCATAAATGTCCATATCTAAGTCTATCTCAGAGTCTGTTACAATCTCAAACCTTGAGGGTTGGTCAAGGACATGAATCTTTTTTAGTAGATAGGGGAGATAGGTTTCATCAGTTATCTTTAACTTATAAATTACTTTATCCCCCTCTTTCTTCTGCTCAACAATCTCAGCCATATCCCTTAACTTGATCATCTTCCTGGTTGCCTTTGGCAATATTCCCAATATAAAATATGGCTCCTTCTCCTTGCAAATAAAGTCAACTCTTATTATAGACTTACCCAAAATTAAATCTTCTAAGGCTGTTTGTATAACCTTTGTATATATTCTCTTACTATCCTCTTCCTCACAATAAACATATATTTCAGCCATTTTATCCCTTAGCTAATAATTTTATTTAGCATATCAAGCTTTAAAGCTAACTTTATCTCCTTAGCTATTCTCTGTCCCATACTTAATGGCTCTCCTGAATATAGGAAAGAGTAAGGTGAGCCATTCATAAAGCTATTTGTTCCTCCATCAATTCTGGCACTCATCTCAAAGGCCACTAACTCTAAATTCTCAGTACATAAAGTTTGTAAGCAGAATGGTCCTATTATTCCTGGAGGCACTATCTTCTTTGTAGCTTCAACTAAGTTATCTCCCATATTAAATACTTCTACCAATAAGCTCTCTCTTATAACCACTGGAATATTCCCAGTGATAACATAGCTTGGATTTGCTTTAATATCTAACTGATCCTTAGCTGGAATTCTTACTAAGCCATCTATATTACTCTCATATCTCCTATCTATTCCTAATAGCTCAGTTTCTTTAGTTATTGGAGAGTAGAAGAAGTGTAAGCAGAAGTTTGTTCCTATAACATACTCTTCTATATGTGCCTTCTCAACATCTTCATCATCTATTAAATTCTTACTCTTTAACATTTCAATTTTTTTATAAAACTCTTCCTTAGAGCTTGCTATGAAATAGCCCCTACCTCCCCTTGCTCCTGGGAATTTGACTATAACAGTCCTATCTATCTCCTCTGGAGAATTGAACTTCTTAGGAACTCTTATATTTGCCTCTTCCAAAATCTTCCTCTCAAGCTCTCTCTCAGCTTCCCATCTTAATATCTTCCTATTCCCAAACATTGGCACTAAGAAGTTATTCTCTATATTATCTAAGCCACAATAGGCTATAAATGAGCCATGCGGGATAACTATAGAGTTTAGATCCCTAAGCTTCTCTTGAACCTCTTCTTTTGCAACATCCTTAAAATTATCAACATAGATAAATTTATCAGCTACCTTAAACCTCTTGTAAGGAACATCTCTTCCTTTCACAGTTATACAGACTGTAGAAAATCCTTCTAATTTAGCCCCTTTTAATATATGTAAAGCTGTATGGCTTCCAAGTGTAGCTATTGTTATCTCCTCCTTCTTATAGTTTTCAACTATCTCCATAACTTCCTCTTTTTTTATCAACTTCCCACCTCTAAAAATAATTAGCGCCCCGGGGGGGATTTGAACCCCCGATCTCCGGATCCGCAGTCCGGCGTTTTGTCCAGACTAAACTACCGGGGCAAAAGAAAAAGATTAGCAGAGCTCTTTTAATTCTCTAACTAAATTCCTGTCAATTCTTCCCTTATTTCTATCTCCTCCCTTACAAGCAGCTCCTCTTACTCCAACTATATCAGTTCCTATCTCTTTTAATATAGGGATGTGGTCCTTCTTTATAGTGCCTGCTAAGGCACACTTTAAGCCATAATCATGAACTTCAGAAACAAACTCTTCCAAAATCTCTTTACTTAAAAAGTCAAATAATGTTTTCCCATCCTTTATAGCTGTGTCTAACATAGCTACATCTGCTCCAGAGTCTCTGGCTATCTTTGGGATGACTAAAGGATCAACAGCTCCAACTCTGTAGGCATCTGCATAACCAGCAGCTACAACTATCTTGTTATCATCAAAATCTTTAACAGCTTTAACCACACTCTTCATTAGCTCAACAGCTTGATTGTAATTTTTAACTCCATAGAGTCCAACCTTTATATAGTCAGCCCCACTCATCCCAGCCCCTAAGGCTGCTAAGGAAACAGTTCCTGGCTTGTAAGGAACATCTCCAACAGTAGCACTAACCAATAGAGATTTAGGGGTTATCTTTCTAACCTCCCTAATAACCCAGGGAAAGTTTGCTCCTAAAGAGCCTTCTTTAGGATTTTTCACATCTATTATATCAGCTCCTCCCTCTATAGCTTCTTTAGCCTCTTCTACATCAATTGGGCTAACTAAGAGTAGCATAAGAGAATCACCACAAATTTTATAAGAGAAGATATTTAAGCCTAAGTTTATAAATTTTAGCTAGGACTATTTTATTAAAAATATCAATATCTTTTATTTTTTATTTTGATAGTTCATATTTTGTGAAAATTTGTTCAAAATAGTAAAAGTTATATACTTAATTTGGTTAAGAATAAGTTCAGAATAAAATTGGAGGTGAATTTATGCATATTAAATATTTAATATACATAATATTTTCAATTATTCTCCTTTCTCCAGCTTTTGCTGAAGAAAATTCCATATTTTTCGTTCATATGGCAGATATTCACTTATGTAATGATAGTGAAGTAAATAAGATATTTGGAGGATCAATTCCACCAGTAACTACAATGAAGAGTATGGTAAAAGAGATTCTTGCTTTTCATCCTGATACTGTAGTTCAAACTGGAGACATTGTAGCATTAGCTGATAGATACGATTTAGATACTGATCAGAGATGGTATGAGTTGGTTAATAAAACTGTAGTAGCACCAATAAAAAATGCAGGAATTCCATTTATATTTGCCCCAGGAAATCATGACCCAGCAGCATATAAGTTAAATGTAAATAAGTCTGATTGGAGATATTATAACGGACTATTATTAAAATACGTAGATTGGGGACTTGGAGCAAATAATACTGATCATCATACATATTACTCATATACAATTGGAAACTATCACTTTGTAGTTATTGATCCTTATGAAACTCCTGAAAGTGGTTACAGAGCTGTTATGCTACCAAAGGATCAAGTAAATTGGCTAAAGTCAGATTTAGAAAATAACTCTAATAAGTTTATAATCATTTGTTATCACCAACCATTAGGATCATGGTATAATGATAGCATAAATGAATTTTTAGGAATAATATCTAAATACAAAGGTCATATAATCCTACTTGCAGGACATACTCATGATGTCAGAACTTTGTATTGGAATGGAATTCCAGAGTATCAGGATGGAGCTGCTTGCGGAGATTGGTGGCAGACTGGAAAAACCCCAGATGGAAAACCTATGGGTTATGCAATATACTACATTAAAAAATTGGATAACGGAAGTTACTGCATATATAGATTTTATAAAGGATTTAATTTATCTGAACAAATTAATTTAGTTTCTCCAGAGGATGTTGTATTAAACGAATCTAAACCTTTAATATTGGACATATATACTGGAAATAAACAAATTGCCAGTGTAACTTACAAAACAGACAACGGCAAAGAAAGTTCTTTAAACTTTACATTAATTAATGCAACAAAAGTTTATTGGTACCATGTTAAAGGAATAATTAAACCTTCAACTTTTGACAATAAAAACCACAATATTACAATAATAGTCCATTGCAAGGATGGAACTTCATTTAATAAAACAATAGTTTATAAATTTTCAAAGCACGTAATAATGCCTATAAAAGAAATTATTGATGATACCAACTTCAAAAACTATTATGGAAGATTTGTTGTGATAAATGGAACCATAATTAATGTAGCTTACTCAGGAAACTTGTTACAGATTTCAGATGATACAGGAGAAATTGTTGTATGGGCAGGAGATTGTCACCATAAAGAGTTTAAAATTGGAGATGAAGTAATATTAAGAGGACAAATTACACAATTCAAAGGTACTAAAGAGTTAAAGTTAGTAAGAGATGAGGATGCAATTATTTATGGCTATAAAAATATTACCTCTAAAGTTATAAAAGTACCAAATATTCAAACTCTCTATGATAATTTTACTCAGTTAGAAAATAAGTATGTAGAGGTTTCTGGAGTAGCTACTGCAGTGTTTGGTGATGAAGTAGTAATTCAAGATACTACAAGAGGGATACAGCTTTGGCTTGGAGAAATTAAACATCCTGAAGTCAAAATTGGAGATAAAATTGTAGTTAGAGGGTTATTATCTAAATACAAAAATATGCCAGAAATCGTAGTTGGTTTAGATAAAGACTTTATAATAAATGGTACTGGAAAGGTTCCTGAACCAAAGGTAATAACAATAAATGAGATCCCCGAAAATATCGGTAATTTAGTAACAATCAAAAACTTAAAGGTTATTTCAGTAGATGATTATAAGATTATAGTTAGTGATGGTAAAAATACAACAGTTATTTACTGTAAAAAAGCTAACATTAATCCAAAAACCATTGTGAAAGTAGGAGACAAAATAGATGTTATAGGAATAGCTTATATTTATGAAAGTATATATGAAATTTGTCCAAGATTTACAAGTGATATCACTGTATTAGAAAACAATGAAGGAATTGTATATTTAAAAAGAGGGTGGAACGCTATATCTATTCCACATAATGGTAATGTATCTTATGAAGATCCTAATGCAGTAATAACTATAATAACATATTATAATAATACTTGGCATCAAGTTACTAAATTAAAAACATTATATGGATACTTTATTTATTGTAACAAATCCACAATCATGCATATAATATTCGTTAATATTTCAAATCCAATAGCTCCACCAAAAAGACCTATAACCAAAGGATGGAACTTAGTAGGAGTTAATCCAGCAAAGAATGATGTAGATGGAGTCTTATTAAAATCATTTGTAATTCCAATTGAAGATATATGGGCTTATCTAATAGATATGGATGGAAACTGTTACGATAAATATAACTGTGATGATGTTAAGTTAAAGCCTTACGAGGCTTATTGGTTATACTCAAAAGGGTATGGAGAACTTTGTGGGAGATCTTTAAATTAATCTTCTAAATTTTTTATTCTTTATTTTTTATTAAATTTAAATATATATTTTTGGTGATAAATAATGAAAAAATATGTAGGAATTATACTATTATTATTTATTTCAAGTGTGTTTGCCATAACTCCCCCATCATTACCAGCAGTATATTATGGAGAGATAGTTTCTATCACTCCAGTAAATGGATATTTAATAGCAAAAATAGACAACAAAGTTGTTGGTAACATTACAGTAAAAAATGGAAAATTTGGTAATTCAACATACAAAATGTTAATATATTCTCCATCTGATGTTGGTAAGACTATTAAATTCTATCTTAATGGCTCTACACTTTTACATCCAACACTAAAATATATCCCAGGAGATGTTAGAGAATTAAAACTCTATTATAACATAAAAACTATTAAGAAAAAGAACATAAATGTTTCAATTATTCCATTAAAAGAAATTCCTGTAAATATAACTATTCCTTTAGTTAATGTATCTTTAGATAAAGTATTAGAAAAAATTAACGAATCTGCTATCGAAAAAGTGATAAATGTTGTAAAAGTTGTTGATGTAGATGTTGAAAATATTTCTGAGTATATTAAGCCTGTAGCTGTAGCTTCAGAAGGGTTTAATATAACAAAGACTGATACAAATGTTAATGAAACAATAGTTAATAACAAAAAAATCGTCAAAGGAAAAATAACAATGAATGTTGTAAATACTTCAAAGAAAGGGTTCATAACCATAATAATTCCAATAGGAAACGTTGTTAGCCTAAATGTTACCGTAGATAATAAAGAGTTAAAAGAATTCAACGATCCAGAGGTTAATACTTCCTTAGGATGGTATGTCTATCAAGAGGGAATCTTAGAGATAACATTAGTTAAGGATCCTATCTTAGAAGTTGAATTTGTTAAGGAGATAAATATAACTAAAGAAGAAACCTATGAAAGAAGAAACACTTGGAAAACTTCTCCAGCTATAAGATATCATGATGTAGCCGAAGATGTTAAGTCATACATATTAAAAACATTTATTCAAGTCTCTAACGTTTATGCTGGAAATGATATAGACTTAAACTTCGCTAAAGAGTTAAAGAAAAATCCAGCCTTAACTACAAATGAAAAGATAACTAAAGACACTATCCTAATCGGAGGGCCTGTAGCTAATCCATTAACCAAGAAGTTAATGGATAAGTTCCCGATTAAAGTAACTAATGAATATCCAGGAAAGAATAAGGGAGTTATTGAAATGATCAAGTTGAATGTTAAGATCTCCGATCATCTCTACAAAGAGGTTAAAGTTCTACTCTTAGCTGGTTCAGACAGATGGGGAACTAAAGCTGCCGTAGAGTACTTTAAAACCCTTGATAATATTCCAGAGGAACCAATCTTCGTAGAATGGAAAGACGGAAAGGCCGTTAGAATAGAGAAGCCTTAAGGCTTTTTTATTTTTTATTCTATTTTTTTATTAATAGTTTATTTTAATTTTTGTATAATAAAATTTTTAATATAACAAAATAAAAAAGAACTTTTGAAACCAAGTGCTCTATTTTTAGTAAATTATTTATCTTTGTAAAAATAAATGGAAATTATAGTTATTTTTTATTCCATATGGTGGAAGTTATGAGGGTTATAGGAATAGTGGGATATAAAGATAGTGGAAAAACTTCTCTTATAGAAGAGATTATTAAAAACTCCAATAAAAAATTTGGAGTTATTAAGCATGTTCATGAAGAGATTGATATTAAAGACAAGGATAGCTATAGATTTAAAGAGGCTGGAGCTAAGATAGTGGCTTTAACCTCTGATAAAGAAGAAGTTATATTTGAAAACCCCAAAGGTTTGGAAGAAATTCTTTCATATTTCTATATGAAAGAGCTTGACTTTGTTTTAATAGAGGGATTCAAGAAGGAGCTTAATAAGTTAAATATTCCTAAAATAGTTCTCTTAAGGGATAGGGAAGAAGGAGAGCTAATAGATGATTATACAGCCTTAGTTATTGAGAATAACTATAATATTGATGAAGTCTTAAAAGTTATTGAGGAGAAAGCCATTATTCCAACAATGAACTTAAACTGTAAGCACTGTGGCTACAATTGTAAGGGATTTGTTAAAGCTCTTATCAAAGGAGAGGCTAAATGGGATGACTGTGTCTTAGCCAAGGGAAGGGTTAAGTTAGTAGTA contains the following coding sequences:
- the mobB gene encoding molybdopterin-guanine dinucleotide biosynthesis protein B, translated to MRVIGIVGYKDSGKTSLIEEIIKNSNKKFGVIKHVHEEIDIKDKDSYRFKEAGAKIVALTSDKEEVIFENPKGLEEILSYFYMKELDFVLIEGFKKELNKLNIPKIVLLRDREEGELIDDYTALVIENNYNIDEVLKVIEEKAIIPTMNLNCKHCGYNCKGFVKALIKGEAKWDDCVLAKGRVKLVVDDKIIPLSPFVDDIVGNTIIAMIKTLKGVKDPKKINISINVKG